A genomic window from Camarhynchus parvulus chromosome 27, STF_HiC, whole genome shotgun sequence includes:
- the NKIRAS2 gene encoding NF-kappa-B inhibitor-interacting Ras-like protein 2 isoform X1, with protein MGKSCKVVVCGQASVGKTSILEQLLYGNHVVGSEMIETQEDIYVGSIETDRGVREQVRFYDTRGLRDGLELPKHCFSCTDGYVLVYSTDSKESFKRVELLKKEIDKSKDKKEVTIVVLGNKCDLQEQRRVDHDAAQHWAKGEKVKLWEVSVADRRTLIEPFIYLASKMTQPQSKSAFPLSRKNKGSGSMDG; from the exons ATGGGCAAGAGCTGCAAGGTGGTGGTGTGCGGGCAGGCCTCGGTGGGGAAAACCtccatcctggagcagctgctctaCGGGAACCATGTGGTCG GCTCGGAGATGATCGAGACCCAGGAGGACATTTACGTGGGCTCCATCGAGACCGACCGCGGCGTGAGGGAGCAGGTGCGCTTCTACGACACGCGGGGGCTGCGGGacgggctggagctgcccaagCACTGCTTCTCCTGCACCGACGGCTACGTGCTGGTCTACAGCACCGACAGCAAGGAGTCCTTCAAGCGTGTCGAGCTGCTCAAGAAGGAGATCGACAAGTCCAAGGACAAGAAGGAG GTCACCATTGTGGTTTTGGGCAACAAGTGTGACCTGCAGGAGCAGCGGCGGGTGGACCACGatgcagcccagcactgggccAAGGGCGAGAAGGTGAAGCTGTGGGAGGTGTCCGTGGCTGACCGGCGCACGCTGATCGAGCCCTTCATCTACCTGGCCAGCAAGATGACCCAGCCCCAGAGCAAGTCTGCCTTTCCCCTGAGTCGCAAGAACAAGGGCAgtggatccatggatggatga
- the NKIRAS2 gene encoding NF-kappa-B inhibitor-interacting Ras-like protein 2 isoform X2 codes for MGKSCKVVVCGQASVGKTSILEQLLYGNHVVGSEMIETQEDIYVGSIETDRGVREQVPRSPSSVSSCSRRRSTSPRTRRRSPLWFWATSVTCRSSGGWTTMQPSTGPRARR; via the exons ATGGGCAAGAGCTGCAAGGTGGTGGTGTGCGGGCAGGCCTCGGTGGGGAAAACCtccatcctggagcagctgctctaCGGGAACCATGTGGTCG GCTCGGAGATGATCGAGACCCAGGAGGACATTTACGTGGGCTCCATCGAGACCGACCGCGGCGTGAGGGAGCAGGTGC CAAGGAGTCCTTCAAGCGTGTCGAGCTGCTCAAGAAGGAGATCGACAAGTCCAAGGACAAGAAGGAG GTCACCATTGTGGTTTTGGGCAACAAGTGTGACCTGCAGGAGCAGCGGCGGGTGGACCACGatgcagcccagcactgggccAAGGGCGAGAAGGTGA
- the DNAJC7 gene encoding dnaJ homolog subfamily C member 7 yields the protein MAAAAAEAECDVVMAAPDGPGEADSDEEARREAEAFKEQGNAYYAKKDYNEAFNYYTKAIDTCPNNASYYGNRAATLMMLGRFREALEDAQQSVRLDDSFVRGHLREGKCHLSLGNAMAASRCFQRVLELDHKNTQAQQELKNATTVLEYEKIAEVDFEKRDFRKVVFCMDRALEFAPACHRFKILKAECLALLGRYLEAQSVASDILRMDSTNADALYVRGLCLYYEDCLEKAVQFFVQALRMAPDHEKACLACRNAKALKAKKEDGNKAFKKGNYKLAYELYTEALGIDPNNIKTNAKLYCNRGTVNSKLRKLREAIDDCTNAVKLDDTYVKAYLRRAQCYMDTEQYEDAVRDYEKVYQTEKTKEHKQLLKNAQVELKKSKRKDYYKILGVNKNASEDEIKKAYRKRALMHHPDRHCGASAEVQKEEEKKFKEVGEAFTILSDPKKKARYDNGQDLEEDGLNMEEFDANNIFKAFFSGPGGFSFEASGPGNFFFQFG from the exons atggcggcggcggcggctgagGCCGAGTGCGATGTGGTCATGGCGGCGCCCGACGGGCCCGGCGAGGCCGACAGCGACGAGGAGGCGCGCAG agaagcagaagcattcaaggagcagggaaatgcatACTATGCCAAGAAAGATTACAACGAAGCGTTCAACTACTACACAAAAGCCATAG ATACATGTCCCAATAATGCCAGTTATTATGGGAACAGAGCTGCCACGCTCATGATGCTGGGGAGGTTCCGAGAAGCGCTGGAGGATGCTCAGCAGTCAGTCAGGTTGGACGACAGCTTTGTGCGG GGCCATCTCCGGGAAGGGAAGTGCCACCTTTCCCTAGGGAATGCCATGGCTGCCAGCCGCTGCTTTCAACGAGTTTTAGAACTGGATCATAAAAAtacccaggcacagcaggag CTGAAGAATGCCACGACTGTGCTTGAGTATGAAAAAATAGCTGAAGTGGATTTTGAGAAACGGGATTTCAGGAAG GTTGTGTTTTGCATGGATCGTGCTCTGGAGTTCGCTCCCGCCTGTCACCGCTTCAAAATCCTCAAGGCCGAGTGTTTGGCACTGCTGGGCCGGTACCTCGAGGCACAGTCTGTGGCCAG TGACATCCTGAGGATGGACTCCACCAACGCCGACGCGCTCTACGTGCGCGGGCTGTGCCTGTACTACGAGGACTGCCTCGAGAAGGCTGTGCAGTTCTTTGTGCAGGCCCTCAGGATGGCCCCTGACCATGAGAAGGCCTGTCTTGCCTGCAGG AATGCCAAAGCACTTAAAGCGAAGAAGGAAGATGGGAATAAAGCATTCAAGAAAGGCAACTACAAACTAGCATATGAACTGTACACAGAGGCACTAGGAATAGACCCAAATAATATCAAAACAAATGCCAAACTCTACTGCAACAGAGGGACGGTTAATTCAAAG CTTAGGAAACTCAGAGAGGCGATCGACGACTGCACGAACGCGGTGAAGCTGGATGACACCTACGTCAAAGCCTACCTGAGGAGGGCACAGTG TTACATGGACACAGAGCAATATGAAGATGCTGTAAGAGACTATGAGAAGGTTTATcagacagagaaaacaaaag AACACAAGCAGCTCCTAAAGAATGCACAGGTGGAactgaaaaagagcaaaaggaaagacTACTACAAAATCCTGGGGGTGAACAAAAACGCCTCTGAAGATGAGATCAAGAAGGCTTACAGGAAAAGAGCACTAATGCATCATCCAG ACAGACACTGTGGAGCAAGTGCAGAGGtacagaaggaagaagagaagaaatttaaGGAGGTTGGTGAAGCCTTTACCATCCTGTCAGATCCCAAGAAGAAGGCTCGCTATGACAATGGGCAGGACTTGGAAGAGGATGGATTAAACATGGAAG AATTTGATGCAAATAACATCTTCAAGGCCTTCTTCAGCGGGCCAGGGGGCTTCAGCTTTGAAG cttctgggcctggaaatttctttttccagtttggctaa